A stretch of Mucilaginibacter terrae DNA encodes these proteins:
- a CDS encoding AraC family transcriptional regulator, with the protein MKALQFTLPVTYDKSVIVQEEQLPHFYPYLHRHNETQLTWIQEGEGTLVAGTSMHTFSSGDVFLLGANQPHLFKSNPEYFSNESGKQVRSMTVFFNPNGNLSSLFELPEMQVLGAFIQQHSGGFKLPSKYVKSVSQKIVEMQESQGFNRFMLFFQLLKDLYAINGKLEPLSMVPVDHVSESEGIRISTIYNYIMKRYDTMISLEDVAAEAHMTPQAFCRYFKKHTGHTFVTFLNEMRINEACKKLTTGGAESISTVAYSSGFNSITNFNRVFKSVIGNSPREYLENYRSNF; encoded by the coding sequence ATGAAAGCTCTGCAATTCACCTTACCCGTTACTTACGACAAATCTGTAATTGTACAGGAGGAACAGCTTCCGCACTTTTACCCTTACCTGCACCGCCATAACGAAACACAACTTACATGGATACAAGAGGGCGAAGGCACATTGGTGGCAGGTACCAGCATGCATACCTTTAGTTCGGGCGATGTTTTTTTACTCGGCGCCAATCAGCCTCATCTGTTTAAAAGCAACCCCGAATATTTTTCTAATGAAAGTGGTAAGCAGGTGCGCTCAATGACAGTATTCTTTAATCCCAACGGTAATTTATCGTCGCTGTTCGAACTGCCCGAAATGCAGGTACTGGGCGCTTTTATACAACAGCATTCGGGGGGCTTTAAATTGCCGTCTAAATACGTAAAATCGGTATCGCAAAAAATTGTAGAGATGCAGGAGAGCCAGGGCTTCAACCGTTTTATGCTGTTTTTTCAGTTGCTTAAAGACCTGTATGCTATTAACGGTAAGTTGGAGCCATTATCAATGGTTCCGGTTGATCATGTGAGCGAGAGCGAGGGTATACGCATCAGTACTATATATAACTATATTATGAAACGTTACGACACCATGATATCCTTAGAGGATGTGGCGGCCGAAGCGCACATGACCCCGCAGGCATTTTGCCGTTACTTTAAAAAGCATACCGGGCACACCTTTGTAACTTTTTTAAATGAGATGCGCATTAACGAAGCTTGCAAAAAGCTAACTACAGGCGGGGCCGAAAGTATTTCAACGGTTGCCTATTCATCGGGCTTTAACAGTATTACCAATTTTAACCGCGTGTTTAAGAGCGTAATAGGTAATTCGCCGCGCGAGTATCTCGAAAATTACCGCAGTAATTTTTAA